One genomic window of Eptesicus fuscus isolate TK198812 chromosome 6, DD_ASM_mEF_20220401, whole genome shotgun sequence includes the following:
- the BMP1 gene encoding bone morphogenetic protein 1 isoform X3: protein MPGVARLPLPLLLGLLLLPRPGRPLDLADYTYDLGEEDDSEPLNYKDPCKAAAFLGDIALDEEDLRAFQVQQASDFRQRTIRRSSITAAGTLGNSSTPSCQQANGQPQRRSPGRWRSRSRSRRAATSRPERVWPDGVIPFVIGGNFTGSQRAVFRQAMRHWEKHTCVTFLERTDEDSYIVFTYRPCGCCSYVGRRGGGPQAISIGKNCDKFGIVVHELGHVIGFWHEHTRPDRDRHVSIVRENIQPGQEYNFLKMEVQEVESLGETYDFDSIMHYARNTFSRGIFLDTIVPKYEVNGVKPPIGQRTRLSKGDIAQARKLYKCPACGETLQDSTGNFSSPEYPNGYSAHMHCVWRISVTPGEKIILNFTSMDLYRSRLCWYDYVEVRDGFWRKAPLRGRFCGGKLPEPIVSTDSRLWVEFRSSSNWVGKGFFAVYEAICGGDVKKDNGHIQSPNYPDDYRPSKVCIWRIQVSEGFHVGLTFQSFEIERHDSCAYDYLEVRDGHSESSTLIGRYCGYEKPDDIKSTSSRLWLKFVSDGSINKAGFAVNFFKEVDECSRPNRGGCEQRCLNTLGSYKCSCDPGYELAPDKRRCEAACGGFLTKLNGSITSPGWPKEYPPNKNCIWQLVAPTQYRISLQFDFFETEGNDVCKYDFVEVRSGLTADSKLHGKFCGSEKPEVITSQYNNMRVEFKSDNTVSKKGFKAHFFSEKRPALQPPRGRPHQLKFRVQKRNRTPQ from the exons CTGCCTTCCTCGGGGACATCGCCCTGGATGAGGAGGATCTGAGGGCCTTCCAGGTGCAACAGGCCTCAGACTTCAGACAGCGTACCATCCGCAGGTCTTCCATCACAGCTGCAGGTACACTGG GAAACTCCTCtacccccagctgccagcaggctaACGGGCAGCCTCAGAGGAGAAGcccggggaggtggagaagcaggTCCCGGAGCCGGCGGGCGGCGACGTCCAGACCGGAGCGCGTGTGGCCGGATGGGGTCATCCCCTTTGTCATTGGGGGAAACTTCACCG GTAGCCAGAGGGCCGTCTTCCGGCAGGCCATGAGGCACTGGGAGAAGCACACCTGTGTCACCTTCCTGGAGCGCACCGACGAGGACAGCTACATTGTATTCACCTATCGACCCTGCGG gTGCTGCTCCTACGTGGGTCGCCGTGGTGGGGGCCCGCAGGCCATCTCCATCGGCAAGAACTGTGACAAGTTTGGAATCGTGGTGCATGAGCTGGGCCACGTCATCGGCTTCTGGCACGAGCACACGCGGCCCGACCGGGACCGCCACGTCTCCATCGTGCGCGAGAACATCCAGCCAG GACAGGAGTATAACTTCCTGAAGATGGAGGTCCAAGAGGTAGAGTCCCTGGGGGAGACCTACGATTTTGACAGTATCATGCACTATGCCCGCAACACATTCTCCAG GGGCATCTTCCTGGACACCATCGTTCCCAAGTACGAGGTGAATGGGGTGAAACCTCCCATCGGCCAAAGGACTCGGCTCAGCAAGGGGGACATCGCCCAGGCCCGCAAGCTCTACAAGTGTCCAG CCTGCGGAGAGACCCTACAAGACAGCACAGGCAACTTCTCCTCTCCTGAGTACCCCAACGGCTACTCGGCCCACATGCACTGTGTATGGCGCATCTCCGTCACACCTGGGGAGAAG aTCATTCTGAACTTCACATCCATGGACCTGTACCGTAGCCGCCTCTGCTGGTACGACTACGTGGAGGTCCGAGATGGCTTTTGGAGGAAGGCGCCCCTCCGAG GCCGCTTCTGCGGGGGCAAACTCCCTGAGCCTATCGTCTCCACCGACAGCCGCCTCTGGGTTGAATTCCGAAGCAGTAGCAACTGGGTCGGGAAGGGCTTCTTTGCCGTCTATGAAG CCATCTGCGGGGGAGATGTGAAAAAGGACAATGGCCACATCCAGTCGCCCAATTACCCCGACGATTACCGGCCCAGCAAAGTCTGCATCTGGCGGATCCAGGTGTCCGAGGGCTTCCACGTGGGCCTCACCTTCCAGTCCTTCGAG ATTGAGCGCCACGACAGCTGCGCCTATGACTACCTGGAGGTGCGCGACGGGCACAGCGAGAGCAGCACCCTCATCGGGCGCTACTGCGGCTACGAGAAGCCTGATGACATCAAGAGCACGTCCAGCCGCCTCTGGCTCAAGTTCGTCTCGGACGGGTCCATTAACAAAGCCGGTTTTGCTGTCAACTTTTTCAAAG AAGTGGACGAGTGCTCTCGGCCCAACCGTGGGGGCTGTGAGCAGCGGTGCCTCAACACCCTGGGCAGCTACAAGTGCAGCTGTGACCCTGGGTACGAGCTGGCCCCCGACAAGCGCCGCTGTGAGG CTGCCTGTGGCGGATTCCTCACCAAGCTCAACGGCTCTATCACCAGCCCGGGCTGGCCCAAGGAGTACCCGCCGAACAAAAACTGCATCTGGCAGTTGGTGGCCCCCACCCAGTACCGTATCTCCCTGCAGTTTGACTTCTTCGAGACCGAGGGCAACGAC GTGTGCAAGTACGACTTCGTGGAGGTGCGCAGTGGACTCACAGCTGACTCCAAGCTGCACGGCAAGTTCTGTGGCTCTGAGAAGCCCGAGGTCATCACCTCCCAGTACAACAACATGCGCGTGGAGTTCAAGTCCGACAACACCGTCTCCAAAAAGGGCTTCAAGGCCCACTTCTTCTCAG AAAAGAGGCCggctctgcagccccctcggGGACGACCCCACCAGCTCAAATTCCGAGTACAGAAAAGAAACCGGACCCCCCAGTga